A genomic region of Methanothermobacter sp. CaT2 contains the following coding sequences:
- a CDS encoding RAD55 family ATPase, translating into MIVRIPSGIRGLDELMGGASIPENTVTMVYGPPKVGKSIFAYGFAAGGAEMDEPCLYISADYGLSDLKRNMAVLGMDPESYMEKELLYVIDAISSISGPAADEGSTYFSSSVHNPTDIMVKLGVAIRNITNRYTMFRSVLDSLTTLMAFNDEMLIVRVLTAYIMRIKEAGGTAVVTYTEGSADLKVETMLKAVVDNIIHLDGSELTVEAMVGTGRVSAPYTIDDSGIRVVHEG; encoded by the coding sequence ATGATTGTCAGAATTCCTTCCGGGATAAGGGGCCTCGATGAACTCATGGGGGGCGCTTCAATACCTGAAAACACGGTTACCATGGTTTACGGTCCACCGAAGGTAGGTAAATCAATATTCGCCTACGGGTTTGCAGCCGGCGGGGCTGAGATGGATGAACCGTGCCTCTACATATCTGCAGATTACGGATTATCCGACCTGAAAAGGAATATGGCTGTGCTTGGCATGGACCCTGAATCATACATGGAGAAAGAACTCCTCTATGTGATAGACGCCATATCCAGCATATCAGGTCCTGCAGCTGATGAGGGCAGCACATACTTCTCCTCATCGGTCCACAACCCCACAGATATTATGGTGAAGCTCGGGGTTGCCATAAGGAACATCACGAACCGTTACACCATGTTCAGGTCGGTCCTTGACTCCCTCACAACCCTCATGGCCTTCAATGATGAGATGCTGATAGTCCGTGTTCTTACAGCCTACATAATGAGGATCAAGGAAGCCGGTGGAACAGCTGTGGTGACCTACACCGAGGGTTCGGCTGATCTGAAGGTGGAGACCATGCTCAAGGCGGTTGTTGATAACATCATACACCTCGATGGATCCGAACTTACAGTTGAGGCGATGGTGGGAACAGGCAGGGTCAGCGCCCCCTACACCATAGACGATTCAGGCATTAGGGTGGTCCACGAGGGATAA
- a CDS encoding ATPase domain-containing protein, with protein sequence MHKTYIPKLDDLLGGGVKEGASIMFSASPGVDYEAFGYQMLNGRLDEGTSGFIFTNVEEPESIIYEFRSYGWDIESHIENGNLFFVDGSSPFLGMPSDQRYTVNDYSEIKDVVLNAIDDIPGGVGIINNLSVIIDYLGNGDTLEIVEAWNRKASELDVNLVYLFTEWDYEHELIDKLRESMDCVVNLRTIEERVIIGQGFMVANSAWSEPPSTMVLFFVVQPGGVKVYVPKILVTGPYNSGKSSFVRAIATKSVSVDRKALSAFPTTIAMDIGHLEYKGFMADIFGTPGQERFDMILDVLSREAVGAFILIDSTAPESFARAKEMIRKTRAEAIPKVVVANKQDLPGALSPEEIRAKMKLGEDVPIVPASVTEGWGVMEALDTLLGLLYGG encoded by the coding sequence ATGCATAAGACATACATTCCGAAGCTCGACGACCTTCTGGGCGGCGGGGTGAAGGAGGGAGCCTCCATCATGTTCTCAGCATCCCCGGGTGTTGACTATGAGGCATTCGGTTACCAGATGCTAAACGGCCGCCTGGATGAGGGGACAAGTGGTTTCATATTCACAAATGTTGAGGAACCTGAGAGTATAATATATGAATTCAGATCCTATGGCTGGGATATAGAGTCACATATTGAAAATGGGAACCTTTTCTTTGTAGATGGTAGCTCACCATTCCTCGGGATGCCATCAGATCAGCGTTACACTGTTAATGACTACTCTGAGATAAAGGATGTTGTTCTTAACGCCATAGATGATATACCAGGCGGTGTTGGGATAATAAACAATCTCTCAGTCATTATAGACTACCTTGGCAACGGTGACACCCTTGAGATAGTTGAAGCCTGGAACAGGAAGGCCTCTGAACTGGATGTGAACCTCGTCTACCTCTTCACCGAGTGGGACTATGAACATGAACTCATTGATAAGCTCAGGGAGAGCATGGACTGTGTCGTGAATCTCAGGACCATCGAGGAGAGGGTTATCATCGGGCAGGGCTTCATGGTGGCCAATTCAGCCTGGTCAGAGCCCCCATCAACCATGGTACTCTTTTTTGTTGTCCAGCCAGGGGGCGTTAAGGTCTATGTACCGAAGATACTTGTAACAGGCCCCTACAACTCCGGGAAGTCAAGCTTCGTCAGGGCAATAGCCACGAAGTCTGTCTCGGTGGACAGGAAGGCCCTCTCGGCATTCCCCACAACCATTGCAATGGACATAGGCCACCTTGAATATAAGGGCTTCATGGCGGATATCTTCGGGACCCCGGGCCAGGAGAGATTTGACATGATACTTGACGTACTCTCAAGGGAGGCTGTGGGCGCATTCATACTCATTGATTCAACTGCACCCGAGAGCTTCGCAAGGGCCAAGGAGATGATAAGGAAGACAAGGGCCGAAGCCATACCCAAGGTCGTTGTTGCAAACAAGCAGGACCTTCCGGGAGCCCTTTCACCTGAGGAGATAAGGGCGAAGATGAAACTCGGAGAGGACGTCCCCATAGTACCCGCCTCGGTGACAGAGGGGTGGGGTGTAATGGAGGCCCTCGACACTCTCCTAGGACTTCTATACGGTGGTTGA
- a CDS encoding roadblock/LC7 domain-containing protein: protein MTKTKKEKLDDVLSAFMQVGQIRAAGIVSKEGLLINARTPPDVDARIFSALCSTIMGAAEAASGQMNTGTVSEITVRTEKGIIILKPAGEKAIFTALAEPEAQLGLLLFEMDSRAAQVDEILREM, encoded by the coding sequence ATGACCAAGACAAAGAAGGAAAAGCTGGATGATGTTCTATCTGCCTTTATGCAGGTGGGTCAGATAAGGGCTGCGGGTATTGTTTCAAAGGAGGGGCTGCTCATAAATGCAAGGACACCTCCGGATGTTGATGCAAGGATATTCTCAGCCCTCTGTTCAACGATAATGGGTGCTGCAGAGGCAGCTTCAGGTCAGATGAACACAGGAACTGTTTCTGAGATAACCGTGAGGACCGAGAAGGGGATAATCATACTCAAACCTGCAGGGGAGAAGGCCATATTCACGGCCCTGGCAGAACCAGAGGCCCAGCTCGGGCTTCTGCTATTTGAGATGGATTCACGTGCAGCACAGGTGGATGAAATCCTCAGGGAGATGTGA
- a CDS encoding methyl-coenzyme M reductase family protein, translating to MIYIECNMYSLVVFTGGPHNFHELEEFIEDAGGIIIQRDTFSVHRGQYFLRNEVRVLCIIPRCDEDALTETARRIKGEVEGLDTDDETRDMIESLMGVYDQLAGEASWTAEDEIGVDGGLLHEMVEMELLEVRSRNGVNEYRLSVQK from the coding sequence TTGATCTACATAGAGTGTAACATGTACTCCCTCGTGGTCTTCACTGGAGGCCCCCACAACTTCCATGAACTTGAGGAGTTCATTGAGGATGCAGGCGGTATCATAATACAGAGGGACACATTCAGTGTCCACCGCGGTCAGTATTTCCTGAGAAACGAGGTCAGGGTTCTCTGCATAATTCCCCGCTGCGATGAGGATGCCCTCACTGAAACAGCCCGCAGAATAAAGGGTGAGGTGGAGGGCCTTGATACCGACGATGAAACCAGAGACATGATTGAGTCCCTCATGGGGGTCTACGACCAGCTTGCAGGTGAAGCATCCTGGACAGCTGAAGATGAAATTGGAGTGGATGGGGGACTTCTCCATGAGATGGTGGAGATGGAGCTTCTGGAGGTAAGAAGCAGGAACGGGGTGAACGAGTACCGTCTTTCAGTACAGAAATGA
- a CDS encoding methyl-coenzyme M reductase family protein, which translates to MYSIVVSCGGYYRFNEFREFIEDTGGLVIRRDSLTIRRGIFFLRNELRALCVVPEDEVENVTREASRIKGEIEIPVVAADAGERILSCFRIHHMLAGSDWKSADEIESLTGIPADGILDTMVEMELLERRHEGEYEYRIPVTED; encoded by the coding sequence ATGTACAGCATAGTAGTATCCTGTGGAGGTTATTACAGATTCAATGAGTTCAGGGAGTTCATTGAGGATACTGGTGGTCTTGTGATCCGCAGAGACAGTTTAACAATTAGAAGAGGAATATTTTTCCTCAGAAATGAGCTGAGAGCCCTCTGCGTAGTTCCTGAAGATGAAGTGGAGAACGTCACCCGTGAGGCCTCAAGGATAAAGGGTGAAATTGAGATACCCGTGGTTGCGGCGGATGCAGGGGAGAGAATACTATCCTGCTTCAGGATACACCATATGCTTGCAGGGAGTGACTGGAAATCCGCTGATGAAATAGAAAGCCTCACAGGAATCCCTGCTGACGGAATCCTCGATACGATGGTTGAAATGGAACTGCTCGAAAGAAGACATGAAGGAGAATATGAATACCGGATTCCAGTCACTGAAGACTGA
- a CDS encoding TIGR00304 family protein, whose translation MRGEVFITAGVILIVAGILLTFIGGAITAGSQSKDKGEVKTAGVVMIGPIPIIFGSDRNMAITGVVLALILMVVAYLLFYR comes from the coding sequence ATGAGAGGAGAAGTCTTCATAACAGCCGGAGTAATTCTGATAGTAGCGGGTATACTTTTAACCTTCATCGGAGGGGCCATAACAGCTGGCTCCCAGTCAAAGGATAAGGGTGAGGTGAAGACCGCCGGCGTTGTCATGATAGGCCCCATACCCATAATCTTTGGAAGCGACAGGAACATGGCAATAACCGGCGTGGTCCTGGCACTGATCCTCATGGTCGTGGCCTATCTCCTCTTCTACAGGTAG
- a CDS encoding DUF166 domain-containing protein gives MRIIMVTAGNYGARVVNTMAVHGLAPQIVAVFDYTGEGGDFLDDPSSLLPSRTPDADLTVAAGLGGDLNLVAAEIAAESGSGGIIVESHAPGQLPDGLRSEIDSLVDCAIFPTPFCSLEPVGDPHIDAFASRFGKPEVEMEGNDRVVSVKVKRSAPCGSTFYVAENIRGVPLDEVDVAAGEKFHNYPCLASMEVDPRFGDTHLHVAGYLTREAFKRAAGVPGAHAEVDPEVCRGAECGFICMDVCPLVRLSMGTIRRGVTAEVDPFSCGACEKCMRECPSGAIKMMGPGKR, from the coding sequence ATGAGGATCATAATGGTAACCGCAGGGAATTACGGTGCCAGGGTGGTCAACACCATGGCAGTTCACGGCCTCGCCCCGCAGATTGTGGCCGTCTTCGACTACACAGGGGAGGGCGGGGATTTCCTCGATGACCCATCATCCCTCCTACCGTCCAGGACCCCTGATGCAGATCTAACAGTTGCAGCTGGACTTGGGGGTGACCTGAACCTTGTTGCAGCTGAGATAGCAGCTGAATCAGGGTCAGGAGGTATCATAGTGGAATCACATGCCCCCGGCCAGCTACCTGATGGTCTGAGATCAGAGATAGACTCCCTGGTGGATTGTGCGATCTTTCCCACACCCTTCTGTTCCCTTGAACCCGTCGGGGACCCACACATCGATGCCTTCGCATCCAGGTTCGGTAAACCTGAAGTTGAAATGGAGGGAAATGACAGGGTGGTGTCGGTGAAGGTTAAAAGAAGCGCACCCTGCGGCTCCACCTTCTATGTTGCAGAGAACATAAGGGGTGTCCCGCTGGATGAGGTGGACGTGGCTGCAGGGGAGAAATTCCACAACTACCCCTGCCTGGCATCCATGGAGGTGGATCCACGCTTCGGGGATACGCATCTGCATGTGGCAGGTTACCTCACAAGGGAGGCCTTCAAGAGGGCCGCAGGGGTGCCGGGTGCCCATGCAGAGGTTGATCCTGAGGTCTGCAGGGGAGCTGAATGCGGATTCATATGCATGGATGTCTGCCCCCTCGTGAGGTTATCCATGGGGACGATAAGGAGGGGTGTGACCGCAGAGGTTGACCCATTCTCCTGCGGTGCCTGTGAGAAGTGCATGAGGGAATGTCCCTCAGGGGCCATAAAAATGATGGGCCCTGGAAAAAGATAA
- the cobM gene encoding precorrin-4 C(11)-methyltransferase: MGAGPGDPELITLKAVRALRRADVVIYAGSLVNRDILEYAPEDAEVHNSAHMDLEEITDIMVEACRAGKTVARVHTGDPSIYGAIKEQIRVLEKNSIPYTIIPGVSSVFAAAAALNTELTLPEVSQTVIITRPAGRTPVPPGEDLEELAVHGSTMCIFLGVHMIGDVAEKLMTHYPPDTPVAVVKRASWPDEEVVRGTLSDIAERVRAAGISKTAMIIVGRVLEPGDFKASKLYDAGFSHEYRP, translated from the coding sequence ATGGGGGCAGGGCCAGGCGACCCTGAACTCATAACACTGAAGGCTGTGCGCGCCCTCAGAAGGGCTGATGTTGTAATATACGCAGGTTCACTTGTAAACCGGGATATACTTGAATATGCGCCTGAAGATGCGGAGGTCCACAACAGTGCACACATGGACCTGGAGGAGATAACAGATATAATGGTGGAGGCCTGCAGGGCCGGTAAGACCGTTGCAAGGGTTCACACCGGTGACCCCTCAATCTACGGGGCCATAAAGGAACAGATAAGGGTTCTTGAGAAAAACAGCATACCCTACACCATCATACCAGGTGTGAGTTCTGTCTTTGCAGCTGCAGCCGCACTGAACACTGAGCTGACCCTCCCTGAGGTCTCCCAGACTGTCATAATCACAAGGCCCGCTGGAAGGACACCGGTACCTCCAGGTGAGGATCTTGAGGAGCTTGCAGTCCACGGGTCAACCATGTGCATCTTCCTGGGTGTTCATATGATAGGGGATGTTGCAGAAAAACTCATGACCCACTACCCGCCGGATACTCCCGTGGCCGTTGTTAAGAGGGCATCCTGGCCGGATGAGGAGGTTGTGAGGGGTACACTCTCTGATATAGCTGAAAGGGTGAGGGCTGCGGGTATAAGCAAGACAGCCATGATCATTGTAGGAAGGGTGCTTGAACCAGGAGACTTCAAAGCATCGAAGCTCTATGACGCCGGATTCAGCCATGAATACCGGCCCTGA
- a CDS encoding CopG family ribbon-helix-helix protein, producing the protein MVVVSVSLSEKLLEEIDALRDEMGFSGRSDVIRVAARMLIDEKRNLREFNGEINAVLFLIHPRRVEDLVTKIKHDYEDIIGTQLHSHLKDGNCLELFIIEGESVRVRELAERFLACGKMKHIKLVTF; encoded by the coding sequence ATGGTGGTTGTCAGTGTTTCACTCAGCGAAAAGCTCCTGGAGGAGATAGACGCCCTGAGGGATGAGATGGGATTCTCAGGGAGGTCAGACGTAATAAGGGTAGCTGCAAGGATGCTTATAGATGAGAAAAGGAATCTGAGAGAATTTAATGGTGAAATAAATGCTGTGCTATTCCTCATCCACCCGAGGAGGGTGGAGGATCTGGTCACTAAAATAAAGCACGACTATGAGGATATAATAGGCACCCAGCTCCACAGCCACCTCAAGGATGGGAACTGCCTCGAGCTCTTCATAATTGAGGGTGAATCCGTAAGGGTCAGGGAACTTGCAGAGAGATTCCTTGCCTGCGGTAAAATGAAACACATAAAGCTTGTTACCTTCTGA
- a CDS encoding metal ABC transporter solute-binding protein, Zn/Mn family codes for MERWKPGLIAVITIVSVAAMYLITSTTSPWSSGDNITVAVTIMPQKEFVEAIAGDRAEVVVLVPEGADPHTYEPEPETLRKVSEARAYFIVGSGIEFENHYLNKIMSMNPRMRIINTSRGIELIPNQGEDHHAAESPYDPHVWTSPRNAMIMVNNTLRGLQEIDPPGSRYYQKNAGLYTEKLRGLDFRIRKALEKRRGESILVYHPAWGYFCRDYGLKQVAIEREGKEPGPGTLSMIIQEARKGGVRVILVSPQFSRKNAELIASEIGAEVVVVDPLGGNYMKNIEAIAEALRRE; via the coding sequence ATGGAGAGGTGGAAGCCAGGTCTAATCGCAGTTATAACAATCGTCTCGGTGGCCGCCATGTACCTCATAACATCCACAACATCACCCTGGAGCAGTGGAGATAACATCACAGTCGCTGTGACCATAATGCCCCAGAAGGAATTCGTGGAGGCCATCGCCGGTGACCGTGCAGAGGTGGTTGTCCTCGTACCTGAGGGGGCCGACCCACACACCTATGAGCCAGAACCCGAAACCCTCAGGAAGGTTTCAGAGGCCAGGGCCTACTTCATAGTGGGATCAGGAATCGAGTTCGAAAACCACTACCTCAACAAGATAATGAGCATGAACCCCCGGATGAGGATAATAAACACCTCACGGGGTATAGAATTAATCCCAAACCAGGGAGAAGACCATCATGCAGCCGAAAGCCCCTATGACCCCCACGTATGGACATCCCCCAGGAACGCCATGATAATGGTTAACAACACCCTGAGGGGCCTGCAGGAAATCGACCCCCCTGGCAGCAGATACTACCAGAAAAACGCAGGCCTCTACACTGAAAAGCTCAGGGGCCTCGACTTCAGGATCAGGAAGGCCCTTGAAAAGAGGAGAGGAGAGAGCATCCTTGTTTACCATCCCGCATGGGGTTACTTCTGCAGGGACTACGGATTAAAACAGGTGGCGATTGAGAGAGAGGGGAAGGAACCGGGACCAGGAACACTCTCCATGATAATCCAGGAGGCCAGAAAAGGTGGTGTGAGGGTCATACTGGTATCACCCCAGTTCAGCAGAAAGAACGCCGAGCTGATTGCCAGTGAGATAGGCGCAGAGGTCGTTGTGGTGGATCCCCTCGGTGGAAACTACATGAAAAACATTGAGGCGATAGCAGAGGCCCTCAGGAGGGAATGA
- a CDS encoding metal ABC transporter ATP-binding protein yields the protein MFAIEMEDLSYCINGREILRNINFRVPVGELLAVIGPNGGGKTTLLKLVTGQIKPSRGRVRVLGMKPEEARSRIGYLPQRSHFETDFPIDVLQTVLIGTYRRFEAPTDDDRKKALRALEMVGMLEYRDRKIGELSGGELQRVFLARALVREPDLLLLDEPTASVDPAFRGSFYRIIDELRGEMTIVIVSHDIGTVARHVDSVACLNHRLFVHGTVEEALKCIDDAYGCPVELLAHGIPHRVLEEHPDE from the coding sequence GTGTTCGCCATTGAAATGGAGGATCTGAGCTACTGTATCAATGGCAGGGAGATACTCAGGAACATAAACTTCAGGGTACCAGTGGGTGAACTACTTGCAGTTATCGGACCAAACGGTGGCGGTAAAACAACCCTCCTCAAACTCGTAACAGGACAGATCAAACCAAGCAGAGGGAGAGTCAGGGTTCTTGGAATGAAGCCAGAGGAGGCGAGGTCAAGGATTGGCTACCTCCCCCAGAGGAGCCACTTTGAAACCGACTTCCCCATCGACGTCCTCCAGACGGTTCTGATTGGAACCTACAGGAGATTCGAGGCACCCACAGATGATGACAGAAAAAAGGCCCTCAGGGCCCTTGAAATGGTCGGAATGCTGGAATACAGGGACCGGAAGATAGGCGAACTCTCAGGCGGGGAACTCCAGAGGGTATTCCTTGCAAGGGCCCTCGTAAGGGAACCGGACCTCCTGCTGCTTGATGAACCAACAGCAAGCGTAGACCCTGCATTCAGGGGTTCGTTCTACAGGATAATCGATGAGCTGAGGGGTGAAATGACCATAGTTATAGTGTCCCATGACATAGGAACCGTGGCCCGGCATGTGGACAGTGTTGCCTGCCTCAACCACCGGCTTTTCGTGCATGGAACCGTTGAGGAGGCCCTTAAATGCATTGATGATGCTTACGGATGTCCCGTGGAGTTACTTGCACATGGAATACCCCATAGAGTTCTTGAAGAACATCCAGATGAATAA
- a CDS encoding metal ABC transporter permease, translated as MGLLELLQYQFMRNAAVAAILVSIACGTVGSYVVTKRIVSISGGISHAAFGGVGLGYLLGVNPVTSAIPFTVAAALTMGAVTRRTRISEDTAIGVLWSAGMALGILFINLSPGYAPDLFSYLFGNILMVDNGDLWTMLVLDLIIISSALLFNREFVAICFDEEYAEVLGVPVDAFYLYLLVLVAISVVVLIKAAGIILVMALLTIPAALAKDFSSDMADIMVKASAIGIITALAGLWISYIFNVSSGAVIVLVLTALFGAVQLIKRRF; from the coding sequence ATGGGCTTGCTGGAGTTGCTGCAGTACCAGTTCATGAGGAACGCTGCTGTCGCAGCCATACTTGTAAGTATAGCCTGCGGTACAGTTGGGAGCTACGTTGTAACAAAGAGGATAGTGTCAATAAGTGGCGGCATATCCCATGCAGCCTTTGGTGGCGTGGGCCTCGGCTACCTCCTCGGGGTGAACCCGGTCACATCCGCCATACCCTTCACGGTGGCTGCAGCCCTTACGATGGGTGCAGTGACACGGAGGACCCGTATAAGTGAGGACACTGCAATAGGGGTGCTCTGGTCCGCAGGGATGGCCCTGGGTATACTGTTCATAAACCTCAGCCCGGGCTATGCACCGGACCTCTTCAGCTACCTCTTCGGTAACATACTCATGGTAGACAACGGGGACCTCTGGACCATGCTGGTGCTTGACCTCATCATAATATCAAGTGCCCTCCTGTTCAACAGGGAGTTCGTTGCCATCTGTTTTGATGAGGAGTACGCCGAGGTTCTGGGTGTCCCTGTCGACGCCTTCTACCTGTACCTCCTTGTCCTTGTTGCCATAAGCGTTGTGGTTCTCATAAAGGCCGCCGGGATAATACTTGTGATGGCCCTCCTAACGATCCCTGCAGCACTTGCAAAGGATTTCAGTTCAGATATGGCTGATATAATGGTTAAGGCATCTGCTATAGGTATAATCACGGCCCTCGCAGGCCTCTGGATCTCATATATATTCAACGTATCTTCAGGTGCAGTTATAGTGCTGGTCCTCACAGCCCTCTTTGGTGCTGTTCAGTTAATAAAAAGACGTTTTTGA
- the rpiA gene encoding ribose-5-phosphate isomerase RpiA: protein MNLKKMAALRAVDEIGDGDVVGLGTGSTTHYFIEELGRRVREEGLEVMGVPTSYQSMFLAAESGIKVTSLAEHDVDVAVDGADEVDPDLNLIKGGGAAHTLEKIVDSSAGSFIVIVDESKLVERLGAFPLPVEVIPAACRPVKLKLESMGASVDIRSSEGKDGPVVTDNGNFVLDAAFGVIDDPGAMESRLNNIPGVVENGIFAGIADMVIAGTSEGLKILR from the coding sequence ATGAATCTCAAGAAGATGGCTGCTTTGAGGGCGGTTGACGAAATAGGTGATGGGGATGTTGTAGGTCTTGGAACAGGTTCAACAACCCATTACTTCATAGAGGAGCTTGGAAGACGTGTCAGGGAGGAGGGACTGGAGGTTATGGGTGTACCTACATCCTACCAGTCAATGTTCCTTGCAGCGGAGTCAGGAATAAAGGTTACAAGCCTTGCTGAGCATGATGTTGATGTGGCTGTTGACGGTGCAGATGAGGTTGACCCGGACCTCAACCTTATAAAGGGTGGTGGGGCTGCCCACACCCTTGAGAAGATAGTTGACTCATCTGCCGGGAGTTTCATAGTTATTGTGGACGAATCAAAGCTTGTTGAAAGACTGGGTGCCTTTCCACTACCTGTTGAGGTCATACCTGCAGCCTGCAGACCTGTGAAGCTCAAACTCGAGTCAATGGGGGCTTCAGTGGATATAAGGTCCTCTGAGGGCAAGGACGGTCCTGTTGTTACTGATAATGGTAACTTTGTCCTTGACGCGGCCTTTGGTGTTATTGATGATCCCGGAGCCATGGAGTCCCGGCTGAATAACATACCAGGTGTTGTTGAGAACGGCATATTCGCTGGAATTGCAGATATGGTTATAGCAGGTACCTCTGAGGGTCTTAAGATTCTCAGGTGA
- a CDS encoding UPF0179 family protein has product MITLIGEKLARKGSTFLFCGPAEECRDCRFQPTCIAPLEEGRVYRINEVKDRYQRCPIHLGERVRVVDVEKANIEALIDSKRAFEGSVISFEFPDCDVECSMRDLCFPEGVMEGDRCRIVKNLGKPGKQCPAGNELRKVLLRPLDKK; this is encoded by the coding sequence TTGATAACTCTTATCGGTGAAAAACTTGCCAGGAAGGGGTCAACGTTCCTCTTCTGTGGACCGGCTGAGGAGTGCAGAGACTGCAGGTTCCAGCCGACATGTATAGCACCCCTTGAGGAGGGGAGAGTCTACCGCATCAATGAGGTTAAGGACAGGTACCAGAGGTGCCCCATACACCTCGGTGAGAGGGTACGCGTAGTTGATGTTGAGAAGGCCAATATAGAGGCCCTCATAGACTCCAAGAGGGCCTTTGAGGGTTCAGTGATCTCCTTTGAGTTCCCTGACTGTGATGTTGAGTGCAGTATGAGGGACCTCTGCTTCCCGGAGGGTGTCATGGAGGGTGACAGGTGCAGGATTGTAAAAAATCTGGGAAAACCTGGAAAACAGTGCCCTGCAGGGAATGAACTGAGAAAGGTCCTTTTAAGACCTCTGGATAAAAAATGA
- a CDS encoding NAD(P)-dependent glycerol-1-phosphate dehydrogenase, producing MDPRKIQLPREIYTGPGVIEDTGRICRDLRFEGRAMVVTGPRTLQIAGEAAIESLQAEGFEVDQVTVDDATMASVRNVQDGLDGVSVVLGVGGGKVIDVAKMSATLEGLHFISVPTAASHDGIASPRASIRNGEGTASLEASSPIGVIADTEIISRAPFRLLASGCADIISNYTAIMDWKLAHRLLNERYSESAAALSLMTAKMIIKSADAIKEGLEESARLAVKSLISSGIAISIAGSSRPASGSEHKFSHALDMIAPKPALHGEQCGVGTIMMMHLHGGDWQFIRDALARINAPTTAAELGIDPEYIIEALTMAHTIRKERYTILGDRGLTREAAERLAKITEVI from the coding sequence ATGGATCCAAGGAAAATTCAGCTACCAAGGGAGATATACACAGGGCCAGGTGTTATCGAGGACACAGGGAGGATATGCAGGGACCTGAGATTTGAGGGCAGGGCCATGGTTGTAACCGGACCAAGGACCCTTCAGATTGCAGGGGAGGCTGCCATTGAGAGCCTCCAGGCCGAGGGATTTGAGGTTGACCAGGTAACCGTCGATGATGCCACCATGGCATCTGTGAGGAATGTCCAGGATGGCCTTGACGGCGTTTCGGTTGTCCTTGGGGTTGGGGGAGGTAAGGTCATAGATGTTGCGAAGATGTCCGCCACCCTTGAGGGCCTCCATTTCATAAGTGTCCCGACTGCAGCATCCCATGATGGCATAGCATCTCCACGGGCATCCATAAGGAATGGCGAGGGTACAGCATCCCTTGAGGCTTCATCACCAATAGGTGTAATAGCTGATACCGAGATAATAAGCAGGGCACCATTCAGGCTTCTGGCATCTGGCTGCGCCGACATAATATCGAATTACACGGCCATAATGGACTGGAAACTTGCCCACAGGCTCCTCAATGAGAGGTACAGTGAATCTGCAGCGGCCCTTTCCCTGATGACAGCCAAGATGATAATAAAGTCTGCCGACGCAATAAAGGAGGGCCTTGAGGAGAGCGCCAGGCTGGCAGTCAAATCCCTCATAAGCAGCGGCATAGCCATAAGTATAGCCGGGAGCAGCCGACCCGCCAGTGGCTCTGAGCACAAGTTCAGCCACGCCCTTGACATGATAGCACCCAAACCGGCCCTTCACGGTGAACAGTGCGGTGTGGGAACCATAATGATGATGCACCTCCATGGTGGGGACTGGCAGTTCATAAGGGACGCCCTTGCCCGTATAAACGCCCCCACGACTGCAGCTGAGCTTGGTATAGATCCTGAGTACATCATTGAGGCCCTCACGATGGCCCACACCATCCGGAAGGAACGCTACACCATCCTTGGAGACAGGGGTTTAACCCGTGAAGCCGCCGAAAGGCTTGCAAAGATAACGGAAGTGATATGA